A DNA window from Chryseobacterium sp. MEBOG06 contains the following coding sequences:
- a CDS encoding YceI family protein, which produces MKKIFLLAVLAGGLAFGQSKKVVASDVHWWGYKVAKSEASSHDGTVKVKSGDMVMKGNDLVGGSFVLDMTSINATDLTGEYQQKLNGHLKNGDFFEVEKFPTAAFKITSVKKNNDKVYSSLVTGNLTLKGKTSPITFPAKISYSKGVVSLVSNKFSFDRQKFDVAYKSTMQDVFVKDDIDMIVKVTAQ; this is translated from the coding sequence ATGAAAAAAATATTTTTATTAGCAGTTTTAGCTGGAGGTTTAGCTTTCGGGCAGTCAAAAAAAGTAGTAGCATCTGATGTACACTGGTGGGGGTATAAAGTAGCAAAATCTGAGGCAAGTTCTCACGACGGTACTGTAAAAGTAAAGTCAGGAGATATGGTGATGAAAGGAAATGATTTGGTAGGAGGAAGCTTCGTTCTGGATATGACTTCTATCAATGCAACTGACCTTACAGGTGAATATCAGCAAAAATTAAACGGACACCTTAAAAACGGTGACTTCTTTGAAGTTGAAAAATTCCCTACAGCTGCTTTCAAAATCACCTCTGTAAAGAAAAACAATGATAAAGTTTACAGTTCTTTAGTAACAGGAAACCTTACTTTAAAAGGGAAAACAAGCCCTATTACTTTCCCTGCCAAGATTTCTTACAGCAAAGGAGTAGTAAGTTTGGTATCTAACAAATTCTCTTTCGACAGACAGAAATTTGATGTTGCATACAAATCTACAATGCAGGATGTTTTTGTGAAAGATGACATCGATATGATTGTAAAGGTAACTGCTCAATAA
- a CDS encoding YceI family protein, which produces MKRLLLFAMVCAGISFVSAQKKFDKVAKVTSSEIRWWGYKVVKTEASSHSGTVKLKSGKFNFDHTVLVDGEFVIDMRSIMAGDVSDEDQIKLTDDLKSTNFFEVKKFPIAKFHLTKIIPLANSEYNSTVYGDLTLKGVRKTISFPANVYVTQFTTSIESAKFSLNRRDFKVFYQSSLKDYFIKNEMDIQFKVTTEMLDNENRLPAKKKK; this is translated from the coding sequence ATGAAAAGATTACTATTGTTTGCTATGGTGTGCGCAGGTATATCATTTGTTTCTGCTCAGAAGAAGTTTGATAAAGTTGCAAAGGTAACTTCATCAGAGATCAGATGGTGGGGGTATAAGGTTGTAAAGACTGAAGCTTCTTCCCACTCAGGAACTGTAAAGCTAAAGAGCGGAAAATTCAACTTTGACCATACTGTTTTGGTAGACGGAGAGTTTGTAATAGATATGAGAAGCATCATGGCGGGAGATGTTTCCGACGAAGATCAGATCAAACTTACAGATGACCTGAAAAGTACTAACTTCTTTGAAGTAAAGAAATTCCCGATTGCCAAATTCCATTTGACTAAAATTATTCCTTTAGCAAACAGTGAGTATAACTCTACAGTGTATGGTGATCTTACCCTTAAAGGGGTGAGAAAAACAATCTCTTTCCCAGCCAATGTATATGTGACTCAGTTTACAACATCTATTGAATCTGCTAAGTTCTCTCTGAACAGAAGAGACTTTAAAGTATTCTATCAATCTTCACTGAAAGATTATTTCATCAAAAATGAAATGGATATCCAGTTCAAAGTAACTACTGAAATGTTAGATAACGAGAACAGACTTCCTGCTAAAAAGAAAAAATAA